A part of Desulfovibrio sp. JC010 genomic DNA contains:
- a CDS encoding flagellin yields the protein MDPQQINTSGFGGVGNVEGSIVSYNGQLYAADNRSRVYRYDGGSTWTPIVPNADNRLSPTGGATGLKIIDGKLTAHSSDSATGGKIHQMDSNGNWVQLFNNGITGDTTNRGGIIEEFSGVTYVSASNPTTGGSLYRVNGDELTMLAEDGFGDPDNYGLRFTDHNGTLYAGSSNNSGSVIKQYDGLTGEWSDVDLPGFNSNDIRVRFSEVDGDLYVSTRNEIEGAKVYELTEFGWKTITLDGFGDPNNITAEVYNVAGVPVISTRNDVTGGNFLSESDGEWNETAQDGLGNANNLFFQFIETSGDEVYASSFNLTDGTEIYKLGEVSSTGPLIHFGAGNDAAEDFYRITSGDAGISDSGLGIGNLNVASQTAAQYSLAAIDDAIIKKDKIRANLGATQNRLENSATNISIQAENLQAAESRISDVDVANEMTEFTKDQILSQSATAMLAQANSMPRTILRLIEGG from the coding sequence ATGGACCCGCAACAGATTAATACTTCCGGCTTCGGTGGAGTTGGCAATGTTGAAGGGTCTATAGTCTCATATAATGGGCAACTATATGCCGCTGACAACCGAAGTCGAGTTTATCGTTACGATGGCGGGAGCACATGGACTCCGATTGTTCCGAACGCAGATAACAGGTTGAGTCCAACTGGCGGAGCTACGGGATTAAAAATAATCGATGGTAAGTTGACTGCTCATTCATCAGATTCTGCTACTGGCGGCAAGATCCACCAGATGGACAGCAATGGAAACTGGGTGCAACTGTTTAACAATGGAATTACAGGAGACACCACGAATAGAGGTGGTATTATTGAAGAGTTTAGCGGTGTTACTTATGTTTCTGCCTCTAACCCCACCACAGGAGGCTCTTTATACAGAGTCAACGGCGATGAGCTAACCATGCTCGCCGAGGACGGATTCGGAGACCCTGATAACTATGGACTCAGATTTACCGATCATAATGGGACTCTGTATGCAGGCTCCTCGAATAACAGCGGTTCTGTGATTAAACAGTATGACGGCTTGACTGGCGAGTGGAGCGATGTAGATTTACCCGGATTTAATAGCAATGACATTAGGGTAAGATTCAGTGAGGTTGATGGTGACCTATACGTTTCTACCCGTAACGAGATTGAAGGTGCAAAAGTCTACGAGCTAACTGAATTCGGTTGGAAAACTATTACCCTAGATGGTTTCGGCGATCCGAATAACATTACTGCCGAGGTTTATAATGTTGCGGGTGTTCCAGTTATCTCTACACGAAACGACGTAACAGGCGGCAATTTTCTGTCCGAAAGCGATGGAGAATGGAATGAGACAGCGCAGGATGGGTTAGGCAATGCCAACAACTTATTTTTTCAGTTTATCGAAACCAGCGGTGATGAGGTGTATGCGTCCAGTTTTAACCTTACAGATGGTACCGAGATCTACAAACTTGGCGAAGTGAGCAGCACAGGTCCATTGATCCACTTCGGTGCAGGGAATGACGCTGCTGAAGATTTTTATCGAATAACTTCCGGTGATGCTGGAATATCAGATTCAGGGTTAGGGATTGGCAACCTCAATGTCGCGAGCCAGACAGCCGCACAGTACTCACTTGCTGCTATTGATGATGCAATCATCAAGAAGGATAAAATCAGGGCCAACCTTGGGGCCACACAGAACCGTCTTGAAAATTCCGCTACGAATATTTCGATTCAAGCTGAGAACCTACAGGCTGCTGAATCTCGAATTTCTGACGTTGATGTAGCTAATGAAATGACCGAGTTCACGAAAGATCAGATTCTATCACAGTCAGCAACGGCGATGCTCGCGCAAGCGAACTCCATGCCGAGAACCATTCTTCGGCTAATTGAAGGCGGATAA